A region from the Acidiferrobacter sp. SPIII_3 genome encodes:
- a CDS encoding PilT/PilU family type 4a pilus ATPase — protein sequence MTPEQATASLHGLLRFMLNKKASDLFLSVDFPPAIKLDGKMTPAGQQRLTPIHTKAFAHAIMNDKQRQEFEAEKECNFAISPPDIGRFRVNVFVQQGHVGLVLRTITSKIPAFDDLKLPAVLRDVCLTKRGLVILVGGTGSGKSTSLAAMIDYRNEHSHGHIITIEDPVEYVHRHKNCLITHREVGADTHNWFAALKNTLRQAPDVILIGEIRDRETMEYAIAFAETGHLCMATLHANSANQALDRIVNFFPEERRNQLLMDLSLNARAIVSQRLIPRADGQGRAAAVEVLLNTPLVADLIFKGEVHSLKEAMAKSREQGMQTFDQALFDLYENGAISYEDALRNADSVNELRLAIKLRGKGAPGAAQGSPEFRVMADPEPPSTLTEAG from the coding sequence ATGACACCCGAACAAGCCACCGCCAGCCTGCACGGCCTATTGCGTTTTATGTTGAACAAGAAGGCCTCCGATCTGTTTTTATCCGTCGATTTCCCGCCCGCCATAAAGCTCGACGGCAAGATGACGCCGGCCGGCCAGCAGCGCCTCACGCCGATCCACACCAAGGCGTTCGCCCACGCCATCATGAACGACAAGCAGCGCCAGGAATTCGAGGCCGAAAAGGAATGCAATTTCGCCATAAGCCCGCCCGACATCGGCCGGTTTCGTGTCAACGTATTCGTTCAGCAGGGGCATGTGGGGCTGGTGTTGCGGACGATCACCAGCAAGATTCCGGCGTTTGATGACCTGAAGCTTCCCGCGGTGTTGCGTGATGTGTGTCTTACAAAGCGCGGCCTCGTGATCCTGGTCGGCGGCACCGGTTCCGGGAAATCGACCTCGCTTGCGGCGATGATCGATTACCGCAATGAACACTCCCACGGTCATATCATCACCATCGAAGACCCCGTGGAGTATGTGCACCGCCACAAGAACTGTCTCATTACCCATCGCGAGGTCGGGGCTGACACGCATAACTGGTTCGCGGCGTTGAAGAACACGCTGCGCCAGGCCCCGGATGTGATTTTGATCGGCGAGATCCGGGATCGCGAGACGATGGAATACGCAATCGCCTTTGCCGAGACCGGGCACCTGTGCATGGCCACCCTGCACGCCAACAGCGCCAATCAGGCCCTGGACCGGATCGTGAATTTTTTCCCCGAGGAACGGCGCAATCAGTTGTTGATGGACTTGTCGTTGAATGCGCGCGCCATCGTCTCCCAGCGGCTCATCCCGCGCGCCGACGGACAGGGGCGCGCGGCGGCAGTCGAGGTCTTGCTCAATACGCCCTTGGTGGCGGATCTGATCTTCAAGGGCGAGGTCCATTCCTTGAAGGAGGCGATGGCGAAGTCACGCGAGCAGGGCATGCAGACCTTCGATCAGGCGTTGTTCGACCTCTACGAGAATGGCGCCATCAGCTATGAGGATGCGCTGCGCAATGCCGATTCCGTCAACGAGCTGCGGCTTGCCATAAAGCTGCGTGGAAAGGGCGCCCCGGGGGCTGCCCAGGGATCTCCGGAATTTCGTGTGATGGCCGACCCCGAACCCCCCTCCACGCTGACCGAGGCCGGTTAA
- a CDS encoding CBS domain-containing protein, with product MLVKDVMTTNVRTARGDTRIRDVAILMCFHRISGLPVVNDDGAIVGVISEKDVLRAMYPKVDEALRLAQTPHFEELEAEYRDVLNLHVDSLMSKRVFTVAPTDPILRAVSVMFAHKIRRIPVADHGRLVGILSIGDVHKAIFKETFDREFGYENAQLGDVQDKRLVSP from the coding sequence ATGTTAGTCAAAGACGTAATGACCACCAATGTTCGGACCGCCCGTGGCGATACGCGTATTCGCGACGTGGCGATTTTGATGTGCTTTCACCGCATCAGCGGCCTGCCAGTCGTGAACGACGACGGCGCGATCGTCGGTGTGATTTCCGAAAAGGATGTCTTGCGGGCCATGTACCCCAAGGTCGACGAGGCCTTGCGACTCGCCCAGACGCCGCACTTCGAGGAATTGGAGGCCGAGTACCGCGACGTACTGAACCTGCATGTCGACAGCCTCATGAGCAAGCGCGTGTTCACGGTGGCCCCAACGGACCCGATACTGCGCGCGGTATCGGTCATGTTCGCGCACAAGATCCGCCGCATCCCGGTCGCCGACCATGGTCGCCTCGTGGGCATCCTCAGCATCGGGGACGTCCACAAAGCGATCTTCAAGGAGACCTTCGATCGCGAGTTCGGTTACGAGAATGCGCAGCTCGGCGACGTCCAGGACAAACGGCTCGTGTCCCCTTAA